The genome window CGAGCTCCAGGGCGTGACCGATTTTCGAACCCTGGCGGAGCGCGTGGATTCCAGACTCTGATGAAGATTGCCGCCCCCGACCTGACCCCCTACCGTTCTCTGGGAGAAGCCCTGCGGGCCTCCACCTCCAAGTGGACGGATCATCCGGCTCTGATCGAAGCCGACCGCGACCGGGAAAACTGCCGCCTGTCCTACCGGGACTTCAGCGAGGCCGCCCGCCCCATTGCCGCCACCCTGCAGGCCGCCGGGTTCGTTTCCGGAGACCGGGCAAGCATCATGATGTCCAACCAGTCCAAGTGGCTCATCGCCGCCTATGCGGTCTTCTACAGCGGGGGCGTGCTGGTGCCCCTGGACTACAAGCTGAGCCCTTCGGAACATCTTGCCCTGCTGGCTCACGCCAAGGCCAAGGTGCTGATCGTCGAGTACCCGATCTGGCGGGCCTTGGCCAAGGAAATCAAGGCCGAGGACTTCAGACCCGAAACCATCCTGGTCAGCGAAGCCCCCCCGGATGCGGAACTCTCCGGCGCTCGGCGCTGGGAGGACTGCCGTCCCGATCCCGCGCCCGAGTTCGTCCCCCGCGACCGCTCGGACCTGGCCTGCATCGTCTACTCCTCGGGAACCGGCGGACGGCCCAAGGGGTGCATGCTGACCCATGACAACTACCTGAAGCAGTGCCAGTCGCTCATGACCTGGTATCCCTTCTGGCCGGGGCTGCGCTATCTCAGCATTCTGCCCACCAACCATGCCATCGACTTCATGGTGGGCTTCATCGGACCCTTCATCTGCGGAGCCACCGTCATCCATTTGAGGACGCTCCGGCCCGAATTCCTCAAGGCGGCCTTCCCTCTCTACCGCATCAACTACGTCAGCGTGGTTCCCATGGTGCTGAAGGCCATGGAAACCGGCATGAAGGCCAAGTTCGCCGAGCTTCCACCCTTTCGACACTGGGTTCTGAACCGCCTGATCGGGATCAACCGCCTGCTGACAGCCGGCAAGCCGAGACCCGCCCTGAGCCGGCGGCTGCTACCCCAGATCCACCAGGCCCTGGGTGGAGAGCTGGTGGCCTTTATCACCGGCGGAGCCTTTGCCGACCCCGAAACCCTGCAGTTCTTCTATGACCTGGGCCTTCCCGTCGCCAACGGCTACGGCCTCACCGAAGCCGGGACGGCGGTCACCGTAAACGATCTCAATCCCTTTCGCCCCGACACGGTGGGCAAGCCTCTGCCGGGAGTGGAGATCCGGGTGCTCGACCCGGACGCCGACGGCGTGGGCGAGATCGCCGTCAGGAGCGAGACACTGATGCGAGGCTATCTGGACGAGCCGGAGCTGACGGCCGAGACTTTCAAGGACGGCTGGCTTCTGACCGGCGACTTGGGCCGCATGGATCCCAGCGGACACCTCCAACTGGTGGGCCGCCTCAAGAACATGGTGGTCACCGAGGGAGGCAAGAACATCTATCCCGAGGACATCGAGAACGCCTTCAGCGGCCTTGAAGTCAAGGAGCTTTGCATCTTTGCCGCCAACTTCGTCTGGAAGCGGCGTGCCCTTACCGGGGAACAGTTGATCATCGCGTTCCACCTGGAGGCGGGCAGCTCGCTGGCGTCCGAAGAAGTGTTGGAGGAGCTGCGCCGCCGGAACCGAAGGCTGCCCGACTTCAAGCGGCTCTCGGGCTACCTGATGTGGCCGGAAGACTTTCCGCGGACGGCGTCGCTCAAGATCAAACGCCAGGTGCTGGCCGACGCCATTGCGGCCCGCATGGGCCCGGAAGACGTCCGTTCCCTCTGAGGGGCACAGGCAAGTGGAGAGTGAAGAGTGGAGAGTGGAGAGTTATTGGATAGACAGGTTAGGCATAAGCTGAATCAAGCGCTGCGCCTCCTGGCGGGAAACCGGTTCAAAGTCAAGCATGAGTCGAGAGTTGATTGACATGGATGCACAGGATATACAGGATTTTTTGGCGAGAGTCTCCACCACCGTGCGCTCAACCATCGTCCAGGCTTCAACCGGGATTCCGAATCCCGCTCCCGAGCTCCTGGAGCCCCTCGAAGACCCACCCGATCATTGAGCGAGTCCGCTCCCTGTGCGAAAGCGTCTCGTCCTGTTTATCCTGTGCATCCTGTCTATCCATGTTCAGTAGTCCGGGAATCCGGATTCACGGGACTGGGTCGTTGTTCTCGATAGGCCAGCAATAATCGTTGTTTCACCCTCGTATGATCCGCCCTGTTGTGGGGGGCGGGGGCACGGACCAGCCATGAAACCCTACTTCGCCATCGTCAATCCGGCTGCCGGCGGAGGGCGCTGCGGGCGGCAGGCTCCGGCGGCCCTGGAGCGGCTTCGCTCGCAAGGCGTCCCCGTGGAGTCGGTGGAAACCCAACGAGCCGAACATGCCACCAGTCTCTGCCGCGAAGCCTACCGGAGCGGTTTCCGCCGATTTCTGGCCGTGGGGGGAGACGGAACCAGCTTCGAAGTGGTCAACGGCCTCTTTCCGCGGGAGGGTGAATCGGATCCGGTAACCCTGGGATTTCTGCCCCTGGGGACGGGGAATTCCTTTTTGAGGGACTTCAGCGACCGGGGACTGGATCATGCCGTGGAAGCGCTGGTAGGCCAGCGTTCACGCCCCTGCGACGTGATGCGCCTGACCCATGCGGCAGGTGCGGTGCACTACATCAATCTGCTCAGCATCGGTTTCACGGCGGACGCCGGAGAGCTCACCAACCGGCGCTTCAAGGGCTGGGGAGAGTTGGGCTACCTGATGGCCATTCTGAGGTGCTGGATGGGGCTGCGCTACCCCACCTTTCCCTTCCGATTGGAGGAGGAGGGAGAGACCCAGCGTCAACCCTGCACCTATCTGACCTTCTCCAACAGCCGCTTTACCGGAGGAAAGATGATGATCGCCCCTCAAGCCGACATCGCGGACGGGTTGATCGAAATCACTCGGGTCGGCGCTATCGGACGCTGGGAGTTCGTGAAGACCTTCCCTCGGATTTTCTCAGGAACCCATATGGCGCACCCGCTGATCTGGCGAGCCGCGGCCCCACGGGTCGAGTTCGACCTCGAGGGCCCCACGCCGGTCATGATCGACGGCGAGGTGATCGTCTGCCGACCGCAGTCCATCCAGGTCCTGCCGGGAGCTCTCCAGGTGGCGGCGTGAGTCGGAGAGGCTCCGCAGCCCCCAGCCGCCAGGCTGTCCAATCCCCGTCAGGCAAGCGGCCTCGCCCATCGAATCGGATACTTCCATGCGCCGACTCTATTTGACCCTGCGCTGCGGCCTGATCTGGGCGGTCAGCAGCCTTCACTTCTTCACCGTCTGCACCTTCCTGGTGGCGCTGGGCATCTTCGTGGACCCACGCTGGAACGACCGGCCCCAGAGGATCCTCTGCCGCAATATCGTTCGACTGGCAGGCGTCCGTTTCCGGAAACGGTGGGCCCCGGGTTTCGACCCCGATCAGACCAGCATCTTCATCTGCAACCACGTGAACATCTTCGACGCCTTTGTGGTCTACTGCGCAATCCCTCAGTTCGTTCGAGGACTGGAGCTGGAGTCCCACTTCAAGATCCCCGTCTACGGATGGATGATGAGCCGATTCGGCAACATTCCGGTCAGCAGGCGCGGAGGCCCCTCCCAGTTCAAGGCCCTGTTGAACCGGGTCCGCTCCCACCTGCAGGATCGAATCAGCGTGGTCGTGTTTGCCGAGGGGTCGCGAACCCTGGACGGCCGGGTCGGACCCTTCCAAAAGGGCGCCTTCGTCATCGCCCAGCGGCTGGGCGCTCCCATCGTTCCCATGAGCATTTGCGGATCGTTCCAGTTCTCCCGCAAGGGAAGCTCCATGCTCTACCCCTCCCAAATCACCGTGCACCTGCACGAAACCATCCAGACCAGGGACCTGCGCCCGCAGGAGGTCCCCGCCCTGATGGAACGGGTACACCGCATCATCGCCGAGCCGGTGGCCGAGAATCTGCGGTCCCACCCCTCCGGACACGCCGGCCCCTCATAGAATACGGTCACTGCGGCGGGCGTCGAGCTCGCGTCCGATCAAGGCTGGAACCAGGTCCCACTGCGAGGCCAACAGGCGGCAGGGCTGCTTCCGGAACCAGGCCAGGGCCGACCGCACCAGGGCCTTGGCCAGGCGAAGCGGGCCATCGCCCGTGACATTGGGGAGCCAGGGGTCCTCCCAGGCGAGCGGTCCCAGCCCTTTCCTTCCCAGCGGCGCCGCCAGCACCACCTTCTCCATCCGGGCCTCGTCCAGGAACCGGAAATTGTGAACCCAGCCGCGGCCGCTGGCCTGCCCGCAGCCGGGGCCCCAGGGCAGAGAGGTGGCATAAGCCACCCCCGGATAGCTGTTGATGGCCACCACCCCGTGCTTGAGGTCGCGGGCCAGCTGACGAACGGGTTGCGAGCTCGGAAACGGGGTAAACACCGAGGCGCCCAGGTCGCCCGCCAGAGCGGGCTGATTGGCCCGAGAAAGGACCCTCCGGCAGAAGTCCCTGTCGGGCAGGCTTGCCAGACCCACCACCGGACCGAAGGCTTCCTCGCGAAAGATCCGCATCTCTTCGGTGATCCCGCTCAGGAGCGTCACCGGGAAGCGGCGGCCCCGGGCCCTCTCCCCGATAGAGGTCACTGAGGCTCCCAGGCGGCGGGCGTCCTCGACCATGGCCGCCACCCGGAAGGACGCCGCCTCGTCGATCAACAGCCGGTCGGGACCGACCAGGCCACCCGGCCGGGAAACCAGCGCCATCTCCCTGGCCAGCGCCTGACCCAGAGCGCCCCGCAGGGATTCCGGGACCAGCACCACCTGGTAGCTGACGCAGTGCTGCCCGTTGTTGGCCAGGGCTCCGAAGAGCACCTGCCGAGCCACCTGGCCCAAATAACGTCTGTCCCGATTGACTTCAGGAAGGACGATGGCCGGGGTCACTCCTCCCAGTTCGCAGGTGACCTTGTCCTGCCCCGCGATGGCCTGCACCGCGGCATCCGTCCGTGCGCTGCCCGTCAAGTGGATCCGGTCGAATTCAGGACGCGCCGCCAACTGCGCTCCGGTGTCGGGTCCGCCCTGCACAAAGGACAAGGCCCCACAGGACACCAGGGGTTCGAACAGCTTCTCAAGGTGACCCTTGAGAAATGGAGCCTTCTCGGAGACCTTGGCCAGGACCCTCCTGGGGCCGTTGCAAAGCAGATGAAGGATGTCCAGCGCGCCAATGCCGGCCAGGTTGAAGGGCAGCAGGCAAAGGGCCAGTCCCTCTTCGGTGGGCTGCTTTGGCGGCAGGTTCAGGGAAGGACGCAGCAGGACATGCCCCGAAAAGCCGGGCAAGAGCAGGCGTTGGAATTGGTTGGCGGGAAGCAGCCGCAACGCCGGCGACCCGGCGAACTCCTCGGTGGCTATCGGCTCGGCGGCAACGATCTCGCCCAGCGAGCCATGCAGGGACTCCAGAAAGGAGGCGGTGGAAAGCAGGCCCCAAACCGCGGGGAAAATGGACTCGAACCAGACCGAGACCGGAGGCACGCCCAGCCGTTCCTCGGTCTCCGAGGCCAGGCAATCTCCCCGGGTGTAAAAGGCCTCCGCCACTTCGAACAGCCGGCCGGCCAACTCCGGCGCCGGAGTTCGCGCCCAGGGGCGGGACCGCTCGGCTTCCATGAGCACTTTCAATTCCTGCATGGCGGGAGCTTCAGAGGGGGCTGGCGGAGGCGTGTGGGAATCGAACCCACCCGTCCCGACATCGTCGCGACGCACAGGTTTTGAAGACCAGGAGAGTCACCAGACCCTTTTCGCCTCCACCCGGCAATATAGCATAGCCGCGGCCCCGGGAGCGCGGGCGTCCCGCCTGGTCCGGAGCCGACCCTTGCCCCCCACCGCATCAGCCTTCGCCATTCGGCTCGGCTCCTACTTGAAACCCGTGATCACCCGCGGGAAGGCAAAATTCCGGGTTGCATTTCCCGGAGATCCTACCTAACCTCAAGCCTGCGTTGCCGACCGGGGAGAGCTATGAAGGACGAGATGGTCCTGGGAGTCCCCAGCCGATTGCTGGAGACCTTGGAGATCGGGCAGGGGTTTCAGCCGCAGGTGGAGGCCCGGCTGGACGTGCTGCTGGACCCGCGAAATTCCCGCTTCCGACCCAGGTCCCAGGCCGAGCAGGACCCCGAGTTCAAGCAACTGATCCCCTACGTCCTGATCCAGAAGGGAGACCGCTGGCTGCACTACGTCCGGGGAAAGGCCTCGGGAGAAAAACGCCTGGTACACATGGGTTCGATTGGAATTGGCGGCCACATCAATCCCGCGGATGAAAGCCTGTTCCATCGCGGCCGGGAGTTTTACGAGGCGGCCTTGCAGCGGGAAATATCGGAAGAAATCTCCCTGGAGGGTGTTTTCCCAACCGAGCCGTTGGGGCTTCTCAACGACGATTCCACTCCGGTGGGGCGGGTCCACCTGGGAATCGTGCACCGCTGCCGGCTGGACCACCGCGAAGTCAGCAAGGGGGAGGGCTCCATCACCGAGCTTCGCTTCCTCACCCTGAAGCAACTGGTGCGGCGGCGCTCCCAACTGGAAACCTGGTCCCAGATCTGCCTGGACTACCTGCTGAAGGTCGAGCCCCCCGCTGCCGGTTCGAGTCGTTCCGGGTAAAGGGTTCCGTGATACGCTTGCCTGCCGGCTTTCCAATGGCGAAGAAAGCCGGAGCCCCGCGCCGTTTGTTGGAAAACCGGATTCCCTTCGCAGCAGGACCAATGATGATGCCTTCCAATCCCGTAAATCGAATTCGCAGGGGTCACGCCAGACCGACGGCTCCGTCACGGCCTCGCCGAACTGAAATCGCAACCCCATCCCGCGGCCTGGTGGCAGTGCTGAGCGGAATTCTTCTCTGGACTATCGGACCGGGGTGCGGCGGAGGCCAGCGACAGACGGCAACATCGGAGGGTATCCACTATACCGCCGTGGCCGAGGGCGAGGTATGGTTCCGCCACTCCTCCATTCAGATCCGCTTCGATCGGGAACTCTACTGCAGTGTCTTCTTCAGGCAGGACGGACAACTCCTGGCTCTCAGCCACAACCCGCCCGATCCCACCCTGGCCAAACCCAGCCACTTCATTGCGGTTGAGGGACAAGACGTCCTGGATTTCTACGTCGACTACCGGAACATCGGCCTGTCCGAGGTGAGAGGCCGCTTCGGCCCCGGGAAGCGCCTCAAGATCACCGGTCTCGGAGAAACCGAAGAGAACATCCTGATCGAAAAGACCATGGTCGTCGAGCTCTTCGAAGCCTACCCGGACATCGCCATGGTCTGGGCCGTCTACCGCAACCCGGACTTGGAACGCCCCATCCGAATCACCGGAATCACCAACCAGTTCTTCCGCATGGATGCTTCCCTGACCGATGCCCAGGCCCCCCGACACGGCCTCCAGTGCTTCCACTACGATCAGCTCGTCCATGGAGATGGCACCGAGCCCCTGCTCGACCTCGACTTCGCCCGGACCGTGACCACCGCTTCTCCCGGTTTCGCACGGGTGGCCTTCTGGAACAGTGTCATGGGAATGACCGTGGCCAGCCGGCCTCCCGAGGCGGGGACACTCACCATACCCGTGGGAACCGCGCGCGACCGGCGGGTCGAGGTCTCCTTCGGCTACGGCCTCGATCGGATCCTGGAGCCCGAGGAGGAACTCGTCGGCCCCAAGGGCTTTGTCATGGTCTACGAGGGAGACTACGGCTCAGGCTTGGCCCGCGAGAAATCAATGATGGGAGGGGACGGATAGGAAGAGACCTCATTTTGTTTTAACAGCCTCTGTCCTTTGTTGTAAATACATTGTAATTACTTTACTAACGTGGAGGCTTCCCGTGAAAGCCGCTCTGATACGGATTGGCAACTCGCGTGGCATACGCATACCCAAAGTTCTCGTGGAACAGTACCGTTTCAACGACGAAGTCGAACTGGTACCCCGCCAAGACCACCTGGTCATTCGTCCGGCTACACCGACCCGGGCCGGTTGGGATGACGCCTTCCGCCAAATGCGCGAACAAGGGGACGACGCGCTTCTTGATGAAGAATTTCTGTCAGCTACCCGATGGGACACCACGGAGTGGGAATGGTAGTTGCCCGCTTTGAGGTTTATCTGGCAGGACTCGATCCCACTAAAGGGCACGAGACTCGGAAAACCCGCCCATGCGTCGTGATTTCTCCCGACGAGATGAACCAACACATTGGCACGGTCATCGTTGCCCCACTGACAACAAGAGGTGCTCGCTACCCCACCCGCATCCCCGTCCTCTTCCAACAGAAAAGCGGGCAAATCGTCCTGGATCAGATTCGCACGATCGACAAATCGCGCCTGCTTCGACGCCTGGGAAAAATCAACGACAAGGCCGCATAAAAAGTCCTGCATGTCCTGGGTGAAATGTTTGCGCCGTAGCCCACGTTTCTCACTGCCAGCCTGCACTCTTCTCAAGAGTGTATGTTCCCTGTGAGAAATACCTTCAGAACCCATAGCGCAGGGATACCCAGAGTCCTTGGCTCGACACCCTTGCCCGCGTCTCGGCGAGGCTGAGCTCCAGTGGTTCCCGGCTCCCGTCATGCCAAACGATCCGTCCCGTGGCTCTGCCGGTTTCAGCAGTGCCGGAATTCCTGTAGCGATAGCCGAGATCGAGCGTCACCGTCTCGGTCAGTGTTATTCCGACCCCTGCCATCAGCATGCGGGCGATTCCGACCCGTCGTCCACCTGGAACAATGGTTGCCGTTTTTGGAAACTCCATGCGGGTTTCGCCGATGTCAATTCGAGAAACGCCGGCGCCGGCGCCGACAAACGGGCCGAACCTGCTCAGACCCAACCGTGGGAGATCCACATAGGCGGCAACCATGCCGGAAAGGGAGGACAAGTCCGCAGAGACAGTCTGCCTGGCTGTCGTTTGGACAAAATTGGCGCGGCCCTTGAAGGAAAAGCTCGGGCGGTGCTGCAGGACGGTTTCCAGCCTCAAGACAGGGGTCACCAAGCGGCCAATCCCGAGTTCGAAGCCGGCCATTGTGCCGAAATCGCCCAGCGTACTCTTGGGTGCGCCGTCGTTGCCTGTCCCACAGCCGTATAAGGCCGCTGGAGAGGTGCTCGAACAGGATTTATCCTTGAACCGCGTTTCCTCAGCCGCTTCGAGGCTGCCCCCGACTCGCAGGTAAAAGTCGTTCGCTCGAGCCGTGGAGCCGGAGAATACCCATCCCGTCGCTACCACAAGAAGAGTGGCACGAATCCGCCAACTCCTCATCGGATGTTCTGTGATGGTATTCACCTGGCAGTCGGTGGTAAGGCGATCAAAGGTAGTGGTGACCATAAACTCCCGCCAAATCCAGGATCACCACATATGAATCTGAACAAGAGGGAGGCATGACTTGGTCAAGGACAAGGCGTCCCTTGTCTCGAAACAGGCAAGAGCCCGTCAAGCCGGCAACTTGCCTTCTTTCAGGGGCTTCCCCTGTCTCAACAGCGAGACAACTTCGTCCGGGTCCGTGATCTTTTCCCTCACCTTGCCCCGCTTTCGGCCTCGCTCCTGCTCCTCCGCGTCGATGAGTTGCCAGTCCTGAAAGTTGATGGGCCGGCTTTCTCGCTCCATGAGGAGACCTTCCAAGACCTCATGATTCCCCTCCGGAAGAGACCTGGCCTCCCGGCCCTGAAGATCTTCCATCATCCCACGGACCGTTTCGGCCGAGTCCCGCTTGTTGGCTCCAATGAGACCGGAAGGGCCTCGCTTGATCCAGCCCACCACGTACTCGGAGGTCCCGTTCTCGTCGCCGGGGGGGCGAAGGACCCGCCCCGCCGCGTTGGGAATCAAGCCCTTGCGTTCGTCGAAAGGGATGCCTGGAATCGGGATTCCCCGATATCCCACCGACCGAAAGACCAGGCCCGCTTCAATGCTCTCGAACACTCCGGTGCCTACGCAACGGGATTGTCCCTGTTCATCCCAAACCAGGCGATTCCGTTCCATCCGGACGGAGGCGACCCGACCCCGCTTCTCCAGAATCTCCACCGGTGAGGTGAAAAAGCGCAGGCGGACGCGGCGTCGCCCACGACTGGTCCCCTGGCTGGCCTGCTCCTTCAAGTACTCGAAATTGCGGCGCGCAGCCCCTCCCTTCTCCAGTTGGGACCTTGAAAACGGGTCCAATTCCAGGTCCCGGGGTCTGACCGCCAGATCCACACCAGGCAGGTCGCCGATCTCACGGATCTCCTTGGGAGTGAACTTGGCCTGGACCGGTCCCCGGCGCCCCAACACCACTACCTCTTCGACCGAGCTCTTGCGAAGGGATTGCAGAGCGTGCTCGGCGATGTCGGTCGAGGCCAAGCCTTCCGGATCCTGCACCAGGATTCGCGTGACGTCCATGGCCACGTTGCCTACGCCCACTACCGCCACTCGCCGTGCGGACAGATCGAACAGGTCGTCCCGATGATCGGGATGCCCGTTGTACCAGGCCACAAACGCCGTGGCCGTGTGGCTGCCCGGCAGATCCTCTCCCGGGATGTCCAACCGCCGGTCCGACTCACATCCGACGGCATAAACAATCTGATCGTAGTGCTCCTGCAGTTCTTTCACCTGCAGATCGCGGCCTACCTGGACGTTTCCGAAGAATCGGAAGCGCGGATCCCTGGCCGTGGCTTCGTAGATGCGAATCACCTGCTTGGTTTTCTGGTGATCGGGGGCCACACCGTAGCGCACCAGCCCGTAGGGCATGGCCATGCGTTCGAACATGTCCACCTTCAGGTGAAGATCCTTCTGCTTCAAGAGGGTGTCGGCCGTGTAGAACCCCGAAGGACCGGAGCCCACGATGGCCACCTGGAGGGGCCGCTCGCGACTGCCTATGGGAAAACGTTTCTGGGTGATCATTCTGATCGTCCCGACGAATATCTGACAGGAATAATGAGCGATGACCGATTCGGGTTGTGCCCACCTGGCTTCAGCAAGGGACAGTCAACGAGATGTTCCGTGGTTCCGCCATGTTCCATGGACCCGCTGCTCAACGCCTCTCGGCATTCGTTCGCCAATCGCGCACGGATCGACTGAATTGTATCCCGGCACATTGTCGCGCTCAACGCCTTAGGGCATCCCTCCGAGGGTCGAGGGATGAGAAAGAAGGCTGCTTCGCCAAATCCAGACCAAGAAAGTTCTCGGGACCTCAGGCGTCGACCGACAGCCATGTCCCGGAACTTGCCGGCAATCCAACTGCGTCCCCTGTTACCACCCGACAGTGGTCGGCGAACCTCTCGATCTGTTGGAGGTTGCGGCGAAAGAACTCCATTGGTACACCGCATGGTGCCACATATAATATAGCTATTAAGACCATACAGATTACGATGGATGAAGAGTTGTTGGCCAGACTCGACAAGGCTGAAGAAGTACAGAAGATTGGACGATCCGCAGTTCTTCGCCGTGCCACATCAGAATACCTGGCCCGTCAAAGCCGAGTCGAGATCGCCCGTCAGTACCGAAAGGCATATGGCGCCAATGCTGACCTCGGGAAAGAATTCAAGGGGTGGGAGGGTGAAGCTGCATGGATGGAAGAATAAGACGTGGTGAAATTTGGTTACTTTCCCTCTCTCGTCCGGAAAAGCCTCGGCCGGTCCTGGTGCTGACCCGTCCGGAAGTCATCGAGTTGTTGCACACCGTGATGGTGG of Acidobacteriota bacterium contains these proteins:
- a CDS encoding aldehyde dehydrogenase family protein — encoded protein: MQELKVLMEAERSRPWARTPAPELAGRLFEVAEAFYTRGDCLASETEERLGVPPVSVWFESIFPAVWGLLSTASFLESLHGSLGEIVAAEPIATEEFAGSPALRLLPANQFQRLLLPGFSGHVLLRPSLNLPPKQPTEEGLALCLLPFNLAGIGALDILHLLCNGPRRVLAKVSEKAPFLKGHLEKLFEPLVSCGALSFVQGGPDTGAQLAARPEFDRIHLTGSARTDAAVQAIAGQDKVTCELGGVTPAIVLPEVNRDRRYLGQVARQVLFGALANNGQHCVSYQVVLVPESLRGALGQALAREMALVSRPGGLVGPDRLLIDEAASFRVAAMVEDARRLGASVTSIGERARGRRFPVTLLSGITEEMRIFREEAFGPVVGLASLPDRDFCRRVLSRANQPALAGDLGASVFTPFPSSQPVRQLARDLKHGVVAINSYPGVAYATSLPWGPGCGQASGRGWVHNFRFLDEARMEKVVLAAPLGRKGLGPLAWEDPWLPNVTGDGPLRLAKALVRSALAWFRKQPCRLLASQWDLVPALIGRELDARRSDRIL
- a CDS encoding type II toxin-antitoxin system PemK/MazF family toxin, which produces MVVARFEVYLAGLDPTKGHETRKTRPCVVISPDEMNQHIGTVIVAPLTTRGARYPTRIPVLFQQKSGQIVLDQIRTIDKSRLLRRLGKINDKAA
- a CDS encoding FAD-dependent oxidoreductase yields the protein MITQKRFPIGSRERPLQVAIVGSGPSGFYTADTLLKQKDLHLKVDMFERMAMPYGLVRYGVAPDHQKTKQVIRIYEATARDPRFRFFGNVQVGRDLQVKELQEHYDQIVYAVGCESDRRLDIPGEDLPGSHTATAFVAWYNGHPDHRDDLFDLSARRVAVVGVGNVAMDVTRILVQDPEGLASTDIAEHALQSLRKSSVEEVVVLGRRGPVQAKFTPKEIREIGDLPGVDLAVRPRDLELDPFSRSQLEKGGAARRNFEYLKEQASQGTSRGRRRVRLRFFTSPVEILEKRGRVASVRMERNRLVWDEQGQSRCVGTGVFESIEAGLVFRSVGYRGIPIPGIPFDERKGLIPNAAGRVLRPPGDENGTSEYVVGWIKRGPSGLIGANKRDSAETVRGMMEDLQGREARSLPEGNHEVLEGLLMERESRPINFQDWQLIDAEEQERGRKRGKVREKITDPDEVVSLLRQGKPLKEGKLPA
- a CDS encoding diacylglycerol kinase family lipid kinase — protein: MKPYFAIVNPAAGGGRCGRQAPAALERLRSQGVPVESVETQRAEHATSLCREAYRSGFRRFLAVGGDGTSFEVVNGLFPREGESDPVTLGFLPLGTGNSFLRDFSDRGLDHAVEALVGQRSRPCDVMRLTHAAGAVHYINLLSIGFTADAGELTNRRFKGWGELGYLMAILRCWMGLRYPTFPFRLEEEGETQRQPCTYLTFSNSRFTGGKMMIAPQADIADGLIEITRVGAIGRWEFVKTFPRIFSGTHMAHPLIWRAAAPRVEFDLEGPTPVMIDGEVIVCRPQSIQVLPGALQVAA
- a CDS encoding lysophospholipid acyltransferase family protein: MRRLYLTLRCGLIWAVSSLHFFTVCTFLVALGIFVDPRWNDRPQRILCRNIVRLAGVRFRKRWAPGFDPDQTSIFICNHVNIFDAFVVYCAIPQFVRGLELESHFKIPVYGWMMSRFGNIPVSRRGGPSQFKALLNRVRSHLQDRISVVVFAEGSRTLDGRVGPFQKGAFVIAQRLGAPIVPMSICGSFQFSRKGSSMLYPSQITVHLHETIQTRDLRPQEVPALMERVHRIIAEPVAENLRSHPSGHAGPS
- a CDS encoding outer membrane beta-barrel protein — translated: MRSWRIRATLLVVATGWVFSGSTARANDFYLRVGGSLEAAEETRFKDKSCSSTSPAALYGCGTGNDGAPKSTLGDFGTMAGFELGIGRLVTPVLRLETVLQHRPSFSFKGRANFVQTTARQTVSADLSSLSGMVAAYVDLPRLGLSRFGPFVGAGAGVSRIDIGETRMEFPKTATIVPGGRRVGIARMLMAGVGITLTETVTLDLGYRYRNSGTAETGRATGRIVWHDGSREPLELSLAETRARVSSQGLWVSLRYGF
- a CDS encoding AbrB/MazE/SpoVT family DNA-binding domain-containing protein encodes the protein MKAALIRIGNSRGIRIPKVLVEQYRFNDEVELVPRQDHLVIRPATPTRAGWDDAFRQMREQGDDALLDEEFLSATRWDTTEWEW
- a CDS encoding AMP-binding protein; amino-acid sequence: MKIAAPDLTPYRSLGEALRASTSKWTDHPALIEADRDRENCRLSYRDFSEAARPIAATLQAAGFVSGDRASIMMSNQSKWLIAAYAVFYSGGVLVPLDYKLSPSEHLALLAHAKAKVLIVEYPIWRALAKEIKAEDFRPETILVSEAPPDAELSGARRWEDCRPDPAPEFVPRDRSDLACIVYSSGTGGRPKGCMLTHDNYLKQCQSLMTWYPFWPGLRYLSILPTNHAIDFMVGFIGPFICGATVIHLRTLRPEFLKAAFPLYRINYVSVVPMVLKAMETGMKAKFAELPPFRHWVLNRLIGINRLLTAGKPRPALSRRLLPQIHQALGGELVAFITGGAFADPETLQFFYDLGLPVANGYGLTEAGTAVTVNDLNPFRPDTVGKPLPGVEIRVLDPDADGVGEIAVRSETLMRGYLDEPELTAETFKDGWLLTGDLGRMDPSGHLQLVGRLKNMVVTEGGKNIYPEDIENAFSGLEVKELCIFAANFVWKRRALTGEQLIIAFHLEAGSSLASEEVLEELRRRNRRLPDFKRLSGYLMWPEDFPRTASLKIKRQVLADAIAARMGPEDVRSL